One Candidatus Saccharibacteria bacterium RAAC3_TM7_1 genomic region harbors:
- a CDS encoding hypothetical protein (RAAC3_TM7_1_53), with protein sequence MTRLSRGFTIVELLIVIVVIAILASITIVAYNGTQNRAKDSQLDSAIFHLKGSLEIYLAEKGVYPPACGADNAGCNVSNLATYLVPSYLDTMPSTPTTLNYVRGSGTEPSYAILIDYLSKPNCKTGVNVNTGWWGTGVPVC encoded by the coding sequence ATGACCAGACTTTCGCGCGGCTTCACTATCGTCGAATTATTGATCGTCATTGTCGTGATCGCTATTCTCGCGTCGATCACAATCGTCGCCTATAACGGTACGCAGAACAGGGCTAAGGATTCACAGCTTGATTCGGCGATTTTTCATTTGAAAGGATCGCTCGAAATATACTTGGCAGAAAAGGGTGTCTATCCGCCCGCTTGCGGGGCTGATAACGCTGGCTGCAATGTTTCAAACCTTGCCACCTATCTCGTCCCGAGCTATCTCGATACAATGCCCTCTACGCCAACAACATTAAACTATGTGCGGGGGTCGGGGACAGAGCCGTCGTATGCCATTTTGATTGACTATCTGTCGAAACCAAACTGCAAAACCGGTGTAAACGTAAATACAGGCTGGTGGGGCACCGGTGTTCCTGTCTGCTAG
- a CDS encoding tRNA (5-methylaminomethyl-2-thiouridylate)-methyltransferase (RAAC3_TM7_1_54), whose amino-acid sequence MRVFVGMSGGVDSSLTAALLKEQGHDVTGVYMKNWTQDLPGMRCPWADDLADAKRVAVQLGIDFRVFDFEKEYKHKVVDYMVAEYEAGRTPNPDIMCNQEVKFKLFLETALEQGADMIATGHYARTEGGRLLRAQDNNKDQTYFLYRVSQAALEKTLFPLGGYKKSEVREMAKERGLYTAGKKDSQGICFVGQIGMREFLSQYTETAPGNIVDKQSGKALGRHDGAIFYTLGQRHGLDIGGGLPYYVVGKDMAKNEVYVSTNLNDESMWRSEVRLTDIHWINDGPPTIFHLPSSMLQVRIRHRAPLVRCKLKDDILILSEPQRAITPGQSAVLYDGDICLGGGIVG is encoded by the coding sequence GTGCGTGTCTTTGTCGGTATGAGCGGTGGAGTAGACTCCAGTCTGACCGCCGCTCTTTTGAAGGAGCAGGGGCATGACGTTACTGGTGTCTATATGAAAAACTGGACGCAGGATCTACCCGGTATGCGCTGTCCGTGGGCGGATGACCTAGCTGACGCGAAGCGCGTGGCGGTACAGCTGGGCATTGATTTTAGGGTCTTTGATTTCGAGAAAGAGTATAAACACAAAGTTGTCGACTATATGGTGGCCGAGTATGAGGCTGGCCGCACACCAAATCCGGATATCATGTGCAATCAGGAAGTGAAGTTTAAGCTATTCCTCGAAACGGCGCTCGAGCAAGGCGCGGACATGATCGCCACCGGTCACTATGCGCGAACCGAAGGCGGTCGTCTTTTGCGAGCTCAGGATAACAACAAAGATCAGACCTATTTCCTTTATCGGGTGAGCCAAGCAGCGCTGGAAAAAACACTATTTCCACTTGGCGGTTATAAAAAATCAGAAGTGCGTGAAATGGCCAAAGAGCGTGGGCTATATACAGCTGGCAAAAAAGATTCCCAGGGCATTTGTTTTGTCGGACAAATTGGCATGCGTGAATTTCTGAGTCAATACACTGAAACCGCACCGGGTAATATTGTGGACAAGCAATCGGGCAAAGCACTGGGTCGTCATGATGGAGCAATCTTCTATACGCTTGGACAACGGCATGGGCTTGATATTGGAGGCGGGCTGCCCTACTATGTCGTCGGCAAAGATATGGCAAAAAATGAAGTCTACGTCAGCACCAACCTCAACGATGAGAGCATGTGGCGCAGTGAGGTTCGGCTTACGGATATCCATTGGATTAATGACGGACCACCTACCATCTTCCACCTACCATCTTCCATGCTACAGGTGCGTATCCGGCATCGTGCTCCACTTGTGAGGTGCAAATTAAAAGATGACATACTGATTCTTTCCGAGCCGCAGCGCGCTATCACACCCGGTCAGTCTGCCGTACTCTACGACGGTGATATCTGCCTCGGTGGCGGCATCGTCGGGTAG
- a CDS encoding hypothetical protein (RAAC3_TM7_1_55): MLRVSIVIILGLTLLLVAGVGAYLAPDDLGKCDQVPSEKTSCQKADAIIAISGGHTPARTAAAVELYENGWADTLVFSGAAKDTSGPSNAEAMRTQALKAGVPGGDIITESLAQTTKQNADKTQELLRARGIHRVILVTSPYHQRRASLEFRARAGGDVTIVNHPTDSDPDWSVWWWLTPRGWWLAGGELIKIGAFYAGESQ; encoded by the coding sequence ATGCTGCGCGTTAGTATTGTGATTATTCTTGGCCTAACCCTCCTACTAGTTGCTGGTGTTGGCGCCTACTTGGCTCCCGATGATCTCGGCAAGTGTGACCAGGTACCGTCAGAAAAAACAAGTTGCCAGAAAGCAGATGCCATCATTGCGATCAGCGGCGGTCATACCCCGGCTCGTACGGCGGCTGCTGTTGAACTCTACGAAAACGGCTGGGCCGATACGCTGGTATTTTCGGGTGCCGCAAAAGATACGTCAGGTCCGAGTAATGCTGAAGCAATGCGCACTCAGGCACTCAAGGCGGGCGTACCGGGCGGTGACATTATCACTGAAAGTCTAGCGCAGACAACCAAGCAGAATGCTGACAAGACACAAGAGCTTCTAAGGGCGCGTGGTATTCATCGGGTTATTTTGGTGACATCGCCGTACCATCAACGCCGCGCGAGCCTCGAGTTTCGAGCACGAGCCGGTGGTGATGTCACGATCGTTAATCATCCGACCGATAGCGACCCTGATTGGTCTGTGTGGTGGTGGCTGACACCGCGCGGCTGGTGGCTCGCCGGTGGCGAACTGATAAAGATTGGAGCCTTTTACGCTGGAGAAAGCCAGTAG
- a CDS encoding hypothetical protein (RAAC3_TM7_1_56) codes for MSSQLIYLDHAAATPVDERVAAAMQPYFSELFFNPSSPYAPAVEVRRTYETAKARLAATFGAKGDEVIITAGATESINLAFWSAAGHVVTSALEHPAVLEAARLKPHTIVRATSKGIITPEAIADAITPETELVSVQLANNEIGTIQPIRAIADVVEAERQRRRNKNDKTPLYFHCDASQGFGQIDVHTARLAVDLLTLNSGKIYGPKQIGLLWAKPGVQLSPLIVGGGQERGLRSGTENVAGVVGFAMAAELADKHRRGESERLAKLRDSLQETLLTEFPEAVVSGYPKKRLPGSLHISFTGLDAERLVFALEARNVLVATGSACAANKGTRSHVLTAIGLKPAVADGSLRLTLGRLSDEAAVKSAQSILIEEIRHEYERTSHAAR; via the coding sequence ATGTCGAGTCAATTGATTTATCTTGACCACGCGGCGGCAACGCCGGTGGATGAACGAGTGGCGGCTGCAATGCAGCCGTATTTTTCCGAATTGTTCTTTAACCCCTCGAGTCCCTACGCGCCAGCGGTCGAGGTACGTCGTACCTATGAAACGGCCAAAGCACGCCTCGCCGCGACGTTTGGTGCGAAAGGTGACGAAGTTATTATCACTGCCGGAGCGACCGAATCGATTAATCTGGCATTTTGGTCGGCCGCCGGACATGTTGTGACATCAGCTCTCGAGCACCCGGCCGTGCTTGAAGCCGCGAGGCTAAAGCCGCATACGATCGTACGCGCAACATCGAAAGGTATCATTACGCCGGAAGCTATTGCTGACGCTATCACACCGGAGACTGAACTGGTGAGTGTGCAGCTAGCTAACAACGAGATTGGCACTATTCAGCCAATTCGCGCAATTGCTGATGTTGTCGAAGCTGAACGTCAACGCCGTCGTAACAAAAATGACAAGACGCCGCTATATTTTCACTGTGACGCGTCGCAAGGCTTTGGCCAGATCGATGTACATACAGCTCGTCTTGCTGTTGATCTACTAACACTGAACAGCGGTAAAATATACGGACCAAAACAGATTGGATTGCTATGGGCTAAGCCTGGTGTACAATTATCTCCGCTGATCGTGGGGGGTGGCCAAGAGCGCGGGCTGCGAAGTGGTACGGAGAATGTGGCCGGTGTCGTAGGGTTTGCTATGGCAGCCGAGCTGGCAGATAAACACCGCAGGGGCGAAAGCGAACGGCTGGCGAAACTTCGTGATAGCTTGCAGGAGACGCTGCTTACAGAGTTTCCTGAAGCGGTGGTTTCCGGCTATCCCAAAAAGCGCTTGCCTGGCTCGCTTCATATCTCATTCACCGGGCTTGATGCTGAACGTTTGGTGTTTGCACTCGAAGCTCGTAACGTACTTGTCGCAACCGGCAGTGCCTGTGCGGCAAACAAGGGTACTCGCTCGCATGTTTTGACTGCTATCGGTTTGAAACCGGCAGTCGCCGACGGTAGCCTACGGCTGACGCTTGGGCGCTTGTCAGATGAGGCTGCGGTGAAATCAGCTCAGTCAATCCTCATCGAAGAGATCCGTCATGAATACGAAAGGACGAGCCATGCTGCGCGTTAG
- a CDS encoding hypothetical protein (RAAC3_TM7_1_57) yields MSKLFQKATTLLTGPDTTGFLRIPKGRPFKKLTERELIQLESEIGKQLFGPIPKNHRREFFNLDKNTWIWYEEYLDESGEKKSSTTRYEVQEKGVLKAQDGARYSYIEGVELQNLVVAVQMYYEQVTRELYKRDPETGRKLQ; encoded by the coding sequence ATGTCCAAGCTATTTCAAAAGGCAACGACGCTTCTGACGGGGCCAGATACTACCGGCTTTTTACGGATACCCAAGGGACGTCCATTCAAGAAGTTGACCGAGCGCGAGCTTATCCAACTCGAGAGTGAAATCGGAAAGCAGCTGTTTGGTCCGATCCCAAAAAATCACCGCCGTGAATTCTTTAATCTCGACAAAAATACCTGGATTTGGTACGAAGAATACCTCGATGAGAGTGGCGAGAAGAAATCATCAACGACTCGTTATGAAGTGCAGGAAAAAGGAGTGCTGAAGGCACAGGACGGTGCACGCTACAGTTATATCGAGGGTGTGGAACTTCAGAACTTGGTCGTCGCGGTGCAAATGTATTACGAACAGGTGACGCGTGAACTGTACAAGCGTGATCCAGAGACAGGTCGAAAGCTTCAGTGA
- a CDS encoding hypothetical protein (RAAC3_TM7_1_58) has protein sequence MTEQDYIYRAFDRYPEGTEFASGDQLDFQRADKRMLSPEAVRALRLVDEAYAVPEQEKEATYQEQAAQYIASVGINLDAIRRDKLNAA, from the coding sequence ATGACCGAGCAAGACTACATCTACCGTGCCTTCGATCGATATCCCGAAGGTACCGAATTTGCTTCTGGCGACCAGCTTGATTTTCAACGTGCCGATAAAAGGATGCTATCTCCTGAGGCTGTGCGTGCCCTACGCCTAGTTGATGAGGCGTATGCTGTTCCCGAGCAGGAAAAGGAAGCGACGTATCAAGAGCAGGCAGCTCAGTATATTGCGAGTGTGGGTATCAACCTTGATGCTATCCGTCGCGACAAGCTTAACGCGGCGTAA
- a CDS encoding sec-independent protein translocase protein (RAAC3_TM7_1_59) — protein MLTDTHCHIHEADFPIPIDEVFAHAKAAGVTRMICVGTDEVTSEEAVEFSDQYENVWASIGLHPHDATRGTVAIDKLRDLLDKRAGKIVAIGECGLDYFYDNSPRERQIEMLEAQLQLAHDYNLPVVFHVREAFDDFWPIFHNFPGLRGELHSFTDTRINLEKGLSEGLYIGVNGISTFTKDARQQAVFAMIPLERLLLETDAPFLTPTPHRGKVNEPAFVRHVAEYHANQRGILLEHLARATSANASTLFSL, from the coding sequence ATGCTTACCGACACACATTGTCATATTCACGAAGCCGACTTTCCGATTCCGATAGATGAGGTCTTTGCACACGCCAAAGCAGCCGGTGTAACGCGGATGATTTGTGTTGGTACCGACGAGGTGACGAGTGAGGAAGCGGTCGAATTTAGTGACCAGTATGAAAACGTATGGGCAAGCATCGGGCTTCACCCGCACGACGCCACACGTGGGACGGTGGCAATCGACAAACTAAGAGATCTTCTCGATAAAAGGGCAGGCAAGATCGTCGCAATCGGTGAGTGTGGTCTCGACTACTTTTACGATAACTCACCGCGCGAGAGACAGATTGAGATGCTGGAAGCACAGCTCCAATTAGCACATGACTATAACTTGCCGGTAGTTTTTCATGTCCGTGAAGCCTTCGATGATTTCTGGCCGATTTTTCATAACTTTCCTGGCCTACGCGGTGAGCTGCACAGCTTTACCGACACCAGGATTAATCTCGAGAAAGGCTTATCCGAGGGGCTGTATATTGGTGTCAATGGCATCAGTACGTTTACGAAAGACGCGCGTCAGCAGGCGGTCTTTGCTATGATTCCTCTCGAGAGACTCTTGCTCGAAACAGATGCGCCATTCTTGACGCCTACCCCTCATCGTGGTAAAGTAAATGAACCGGCATTTGTGAGGCATGTGGCCGAGTATCACGCTAACCAGCGTGGAATACTACTCGAACACCTTGCGCGAGCTACATCCGCAAATGCTTCAACGCTATTCTCACTATAG
- a CDS encoding methionyl-tRNA synthetase (RAAC3_TM7_1_60), with amino-acid sequence MGKNLYITTAIPYVNAKPHIGNALDYLLADIWSRYQKQNGREVRFQVGTDEHGNKIAAKAAEANLTPQAYTDQMYTSFEALMKKVDAEYTDFIRTTEPHHQGAVQYIWQQLQPYIYKGTYEGWYCTGHEAFFTDKEVEATDGTCPDHQTPYEKVSEENYFLKTSQFSDKVREAIEKDKMQIVPEFRKKEFLELMKDGLRDVSISRPKKTLSWGVPVPGDPDQVMYVWLDALSNYITVLGYPDKASWQDYWPADVQVVGKDILRFHAGIWPAMLLGLGLTLPRKLLVHGFVNVAGAKMSKTVGNVIDPIEIIDQYGLDAFRYYFARHIPTQDDGDFTWEKFETAYNTELANDLGNLVARVANMLTKYQAGVIGDAPLGEHDMQLYREAMDSLNFDKALDEVWHMVRSLNQYIDNVKPWEIAKKREKDPDGEAHLAEVLAHCVGNLLQIGDLLVPFMPATAKYIHDMFESGVVSPADRVMYPKVYYHTEDPRTVTKV; translated from the coding sequence ATGGGAAAAAATCTTTACATCACCACTGCCATCCCGTATGTCAACGCCAAACCGCACATCGGTAACGCGCTTGACTATCTACTGGCTGATATTTGGAGTCGCTATCAAAAGCAAAATGGCCGCGAAGTTCGTTTTCAGGTTGGTACTGATGAGCACGGCAACAAGATTGCCGCCAAAGCCGCTGAAGCAAACCTCACGCCGCAAGCCTACACTGACCAAATGTATACGAGCTTTGAAGCCTTAATGAAAAAGGTTGACGCCGAGTACACCGATTTTATCCGCACCACCGAGCCGCACCATCAGGGCGCTGTCCAGTATATCTGGCAACAACTACAGCCTTACATCTACAAGGGAACCTATGAAGGCTGGTACTGTACTGGACATGAAGCATTTTTTACCGATAAAGAAGTTGAGGCAACCGACGGAACATGTCCAGATCACCAAACGCCCTATGAAAAAGTCAGTGAGGAGAACTATTTCCTAAAAACCAGCCAGTTTAGCGATAAAGTACGTGAAGCGATCGAAAAAGACAAGATGCAGATTGTACCGGAGTTCCGCAAGAAAGAATTCCTCGAACTGATGAAGGACGGCCTGCGCGATGTCAGTATTTCGCGGCCGAAGAAAACCCTCAGCTGGGGCGTGCCAGTGCCTGGTGACCCCGACCAAGTTATGTACGTCTGGCTCGATGCACTTTCAAACTACATTACGGTACTCGGCTACCCCGATAAAGCGAGCTGGCAGGACTATTGGCCAGCAGATGTCCAGGTAGTAGGTAAAGACATCCTGCGCTTTCACGCCGGTATTTGGCCGGCAATGCTCCTCGGACTTGGTCTGACTTTGCCGCGAAAGCTGTTGGTGCACGGCTTTGTCAACGTCGCTGGTGCCAAGATGAGTAAAACGGTCGGTAATGTGATAGATCCAATCGAGATCATCGATCAATACGGGCTCGATGCCTTTCGCTACTACTTTGCCCGTCACATTCCAACCCAGGACGACGGTGACTTTACTTGGGAAAAATTTGAGACGGCCTACAATACGGAACTTGCTAACGACCTCGGTAATCTCGTGGCGCGGGTGGCAAACATGCTGACAAAATACCAGGCTGGGGTTATCGGCGACGCACCGCTTGGCGAGCACGACATGCAGCTCTACCGTGAGGCGATGGACAGTCTGAATTTCGATAAAGCCCTTGATGAAGTCTGGCACATGGTTCGCTCACTGAACCAATACATTGACAACGTCAAGCCTTGGGAGATCGCCAAAAAGCGCGAGAAAGACCCTGATGGTGAAGCACACTTGGCGGAAGTACTGGCGCACTGCGTCGGCAATTTACTGCAGATCGGTGACCTCCTCGTGCCATTTATGCCCGCAACGGCCAAATATATCCACGATATGTTCGAAAGCGGAGTTGTTAGTCCAGCTGATCGTGTCATGTACCCGAAGGTCTACTATCATACCGAGGATCCTCGCACCGTTACCAAGGTTTAA
- a CDS encoding Protein of hypothetical function DUF152 (RAAC3_TM7_1_61) — protein sequence MKLTDSAKQDVLMLGFSGLADGSMSKGVDDEERRRNRERFLKEQGISLKQSILVHLQYEGNDYCRYYTVGSPQAGDGMVTSPSLVADALFTRDHKLALFLPVADCIGAVLYDPKNQVIGLAHLGRHNLVQTGAGKVITYMQQEFGTNPAAVRIWFSPAAGRESYPLYDFNNRSLQEVALQQMLDAGVMNDNLEIDGRDTATDLTLFSHSQFLKGNRPSDGRQAVVVMMK from the coding sequence ATGAAGTTGACTGATTCTGCAAAGCAAGACGTGCTCATGCTTGGGTTTTCTGGGCTGGCCGACGGTTCAATGTCAAAAGGAGTCGATGACGAGGAGCGTCGCCGCAATCGCGAGCGATTTCTGAAAGAGCAGGGTATTAGTCTCAAGCAATCAATTCTCGTCCACCTACAGTACGAGGGCAATGATTATTGCCGCTACTATACGGTTGGTAGTCCGCAAGCTGGCGACGGTATGGTAACCTCGCCCAGCCTAGTGGCTGACGCACTGTTCACGCGCGACCACAAATTAGCGCTTTTCCTGCCGGTAGCAGACTGTATCGGTGCAGTACTGTATGATCCGAAAAACCAAGTGATTGGGCTGGCGCATCTCGGCCGTCACAACCTCGTGCAGACCGGCGCCGGTAAGGTTATTACGTATATGCAGCAGGAATTTGGTACCAATCCGGCTGCCGTGCGTATTTGGTTTAGCCCGGCCGCTGGCCGGGAGTCGTACCCGCTCTACGACTTCAATAATCGTAGCCTCCAGGAGGTAGCCTTGCAGCAAATGCTCGATGCTGGTGTCATGAATGATAACCTCGAGATTGACGGGCGCGATACTGCCACTGATCTGACGCTCTTTTCGCACAGCCAATTCCTAAAAGGCAACCGTCCGAGCGACGGTCGTCAAGCCGTAGTAGTCATGATGAAATAA